A genomic region of Geothrix edaphica contains the following coding sequences:
- a CDS encoding 3'-5' exoribonuclease YhaM family protein yields MSDQPILLRNLKEGASFQGFLLAQEAAFKISAKGSEYLELKLSDASGDLKAFLWDVRAIEGDMEAVRADAFLWVKGSVTSYNGRLQMKLDKVRFAPDAEVGDFSRFFPVSARPVPEMLAELDALVASVEDPWIRRLLEALFVADAELRAAFAQAPAAKSMHHAHLGGLLEHTLSVAGMAERACAHYQDLNRDLVLAGVFLHDVGKTAELSYERSFGYTDAGNLLGHIALEADWISRAVGKIPGFPEDLRLQILHIVLSHHGRLEFGSPVLPKTPEALLVHHLDDLDGKLEVMFRAAEDASDSGSWSPYSRALDRMIYRRRWPKVESVEK; encoded by the coding sequence ATGTCCGACCAGCCGATCCTCCTCCGGAACCTGAAGGAAGGGGCGTCCTTCCAGGGTTTCCTCCTCGCCCAGGAGGCCGCTTTCAAGATCAGCGCCAAGGGCAGCGAGTACCTGGAGCTGAAGCTTTCGGACGCCTCCGGCGACCTCAAGGCCTTCCTGTGGGACGTGCGGGCCATCGAGGGCGACATGGAGGCCGTGCGGGCCGATGCCTTCCTCTGGGTGAAGGGCTCGGTGACCAGCTACAACGGGCGCCTCCAGATGAAGCTCGACAAGGTGCGCTTCGCCCCGGACGCGGAGGTGGGCGATTTCTCCCGCTTCTTCCCCGTCAGCGCCCGGCCGGTGCCCGAGATGCTCGCGGAGCTGGACGCTCTCGTCGCTTCCGTGGAGGATCCCTGGATCCGCCGCCTGCTGGAGGCGCTGTTCGTGGCCGACGCGGAGCTCCGCGCCGCCTTCGCCCAGGCCCCGGCCGCCAAGTCCATGCACCACGCCCACTTGGGCGGGCTGCTGGAGCACACCCTGTCCGTGGCGGGCATGGCGGAGCGGGCCTGCGCGCACTACCAGGATCTGAACCGCGATCTGGTGCTGGCCGGCGTCTTCCTGCACGATGTGGGCAAGACCGCCGAGCTGAGCTACGAGCGCAGCTTCGGCTACACGGACGCGGGCAACCTGCTGGGCCACATCGCCCTGGAGGCCGACTGGATCAGCAGGGCAGTGGGCAAGATCCCCGGGTTCCCGGAGGATCTGCGCCTGCAGATCCTGCATATCGTCCTCAGCCACCACGGGCGCCTGGAGTTCGGCTCGCCCGTGCTGCCCAAGACCCCCGAGGCCCTGCTGGTCCACCACCTGGACGACCTGGATGGCAAGCTCGAGGTGATGTTCCGGGCGGCGGAGGATGCGTCGGACAGCGGCTCCTGGAGCCCCTACAGCCGGGCCCTGGACCGGATGATCTACCGGAGGCGCTGGCCAAAGGTGGAGTCTGTCGAAAAGTGA
- a CDS encoding RNA polymerase sigma factor, whose protein sequence is MEQSHQETPFGSQEAFHGAFAELYPRLVSYARRYGATFPEDIAQEAFVILMQREVRVEHPTAFLYGTVRTLSLTERRPMKNQNLSLEAVSEPGLAGGADDQVLNQEVRERMRLLSPTFREALWLFVVEGLSIREIADILGIPEATVKTRIHRAKAQLKDQLNPTGGVHVLV, encoded by the coding sequence ATGGAGCAGTCCCACCAGGAAACCCCGTTCGGCAGCCAGGAGGCCTTCCACGGCGCCTTCGCCGAGCTCTATCCCCGGCTGGTGAGCTATGCCCGCCGCTATGGGGCCACCTTCCCGGAAGACATTGCCCAGGAGGCCTTCGTCATCCTCATGCAGCGGGAGGTGCGGGTCGAGCACCCCACCGCCTTCCTGTATGGCACCGTCCGCACCCTCTCCCTGACCGAGCGCCGCCCCATGAAGAACCAGAACCTCAGCCTGGAAGCCGTGTCCGAGCCCGGCCTGGCCGGTGGCGCCGATGACCAGGTGCTGAACCAGGAGGTCCGGGAGCGCATGCGCCTGCTGTCGCCCACCTTCCGCGAGGCCCTGTGGCTCTTCGTGGTCGAGGGCCTCTCCATCCGGGAGATCGCGGATATCCTCGGCATCCCCGAGGCCACCGTGAAAACCCGCATCCACCGGGCCAAGGCCCAACTCAAAGATCAGCTCAATCCCACTGGAGGCGTGCATGTCCTGGTCTGA
- a CDS encoding RNA-binding S4 domain-containing protein, with the protein MRLDAFLKKSLLIKRRELANQLCDEGMVRVNGVPRKASHDLKVQDELEFPLYNRVLKVRVLNLPEGNVKKADQWSLFEVLEDKRLPLDLGYGDEDPFGPPPKVPRSH; encoded by the coding sequence GTGCGTCTCGACGCCTTCCTCAAGAAGAGCCTGCTCATCAAGCGGCGCGAGCTGGCCAACCAGCTCTGCGACGAGGGCATGGTGCGCGTGAACGGCGTGCCACGGAAGGCCAGCCACGACCTGAAGGTCCAGGATGAGCTCGAGTTCCCGCTGTACAACCGGGTGCTGAAGGTGCGGGTGCTGAACCTGCCCGAAGGCAACGTGAAGAAGGCCGACCAGTGGTCGCTCTTCGAGGTGCTGGAGGACAAGCGCCTGCCCCTGGACCTGGGGTACGGCGACGAGGATCCTTTCGGCCCGCCGCCCAAGGTCCCCCGCAGTCATTGA
- a CDS encoding peptidylprolyl isomerase, protein MKALNSILALAFLAPAGLIASAEVREEILVIVNSHIITRRDLNQAVEQQHAALYRQFAGKELDEKLKDAREKTLQGMLDAYLLEDKGAELGSPVTDDYVRASIDSIKKENNFATDADLERALRSSLGIGLPEFMKRQKQQATQQYVLQREVFSKVAVEDNELRAYYEDHKEEYRLPSRFRIRELVLAKGATAEDQAEARKKLEAIQAELKAGKSFDELARQHSVSPSKATGGDLGWMNKGFLRASIEDAAVKLKPEQVSAPIETDKDLYLVQLIALEDAPVKDFAEVKPKILEKLQEPKAQNAIEQYLSNLRMRANIRYLVPREQILKG, encoded by the coding sequence TTGAAGGCGCTGAATTCCATCCTGGCCCTGGCGTTCCTGGCGCCCGCGGGGCTGATCGCCTCCGCCGAAGTGCGCGAGGAGATCCTGGTCATCGTGAACAGCCACATCATCACCCGCCGCGACCTCAACCAGGCCGTGGAGCAGCAGCACGCGGCCCTCTACCGCCAGTTCGCCGGCAAGGAGCTGGACGAGAAGCTGAAGGATGCCCGGGAGAAGACGCTGCAGGGCATGCTGGACGCCTATCTGCTGGAGGACAAGGGCGCCGAGCTGGGCTCGCCGGTCACGGATGACTACGTCCGCGCCAGCATCGACAGCATCAAGAAGGAGAACAACTTCGCCACGGACGCGGACCTGGAGCGGGCTCTGCGCAGCAGCCTTGGCATCGGCCTCCCCGAGTTCATGAAGCGCCAGAAGCAGCAGGCCACCCAGCAGTACGTGCTCCAGCGCGAGGTGTTCTCCAAGGTGGCGGTGGAGGACAACGAGCTGCGGGCCTACTACGAGGACCACAAGGAGGAGTACCGCCTCCCCAGCCGCTTCCGCATCCGCGAGCTGGTGCTCGCCAAGGGCGCCACCGCCGAGGATCAGGCCGAGGCCCGGAAGAAGCTGGAGGCCATCCAGGCCGAGCTCAAGGCCGGCAAGTCCTTCGACGAACTGGCCCGGCAGCACTCCGTCAGCCCCAGCAAGGCCACGGGCGGCGACCTGGGCTGGATGAACAAGGGCTTCCTCCGCGCCAGCATCGAGGACGCCGCGGTGAAGCTCAAGCCCGAGCAGGTCTCCGCCCCGATCGAGACCGACAAGGACCTCTACCTGGTCCAGCTCATCGCCCTGGAGGATGCGCCGGTGAAGGACTTCGCCGAGGTGAAGCCCAAGATCCTCGAGAAGCTCCAGGAGCCCAAGGCCCAGAACGCCATCGAGCAGTACCTCTCGAACCTGCGGATGCGCGCCAACATCCGCTACCTGGTGCCCCGGGAACAGATCCTGAAAGGCTGA
- a CDS encoding tetratricopeptide repeat protein — MRLVNVFFFVLLAFVLFVLGNLYLTNHDLLVREVVIFGEDIKIQSVILLAFLLGFLLNILYTGIMELVRLVRGLNASADTRLVKRISERMQDARDLVAHGLPREAKEILESILDQRKEHVPARMLMGEILMKTGSPDEAVKLFQALCEDEPDLVEAAYQLAEAHLATRNPDASVTVLTKLASSHPKKALRAWRRLRVLHMDAQRWDEAMEAHKKLQTYFASELSQGEKAQGAALAYQVGLAKVEADQFKDAAQIFQQVIKDEADFVPAYLSLGRCMILQDQEAQGLEIWLEGFRKTGEGTFLQEIEDYFIQLGRPEDGLAVMRRVAATSKHATTTKFFLGKMLYRLEILDEALDLFQEVRSQVVYSPILFFFMAKIHSRRGRLDAALNEYRQLLRNLGVLKLRFECAVCGHKTQDYVDRCDSCGSWNSSHFLFKESDLPEGPIRGGESGSWMAML, encoded by the coding sequence ATGCGTCTTGTGAACGTGTTCTTCTTCGTGCTCCTGGCCTTCGTGCTGTTCGTACTGGGCAACCTGTACCTCACCAACCACGACCTGCTGGTGCGCGAAGTCGTCATCTTCGGCGAGGACATCAAGATCCAGAGCGTCATCCTCCTGGCCTTCCTGCTGGGGTTCCTGCTGAACATCCTCTACACCGGCATCATGGAGCTGGTGCGGCTGGTGCGCGGGCTGAACGCCTCCGCCGACACGCGGCTGGTGAAGCGGATCTCCGAGCGCATGCAGGATGCCCGCGACCTCGTGGCCCACGGCCTCCCGCGGGAGGCCAAGGAGATCCTGGAGAGCATCCTCGACCAGCGCAAGGAGCACGTGCCCGCCCGCATGCTCATGGGCGAGATCCTCATGAAGACCGGCAGCCCCGACGAGGCCGTGAAGCTGTTCCAGGCCCTCTGCGAGGATGAGCCCGACTTGGTCGAGGCGGCCTATCAGCTGGCCGAGGCCCACCTGGCCACGCGGAACCCCGACGCCTCCGTCACCGTGCTGACCAAGCTGGCCTCCAGCCATCCCAAGAAGGCCCTCCGGGCCTGGCGGCGGCTGCGCGTCCTCCACATGGACGCCCAGCGCTGGGACGAGGCCATGGAGGCCCACAAGAAGCTGCAGACCTACTTCGCCAGCGAGCTCAGTCAGGGCGAGAAGGCCCAGGGCGCCGCCCTGGCCTACCAGGTGGGCCTCGCCAAGGTGGAGGCGGACCAGTTCAAGGATGCCGCCCAGATCTTCCAGCAGGTCATCAAGGACGAGGCGGACTTCGTGCCCGCCTACCTCAGCCTGGGCCGCTGCATGATCCTCCAGGACCAGGAGGCCCAGGGCCTGGAGATCTGGCTGGAGGGCTTCCGCAAAACCGGCGAAGGCACCTTCCTCCAGGAGATCGAGGACTACTTCATCCAGCTGGGCCGGCCCGAGGATGGGCTCGCCGTCATGCGGCGGGTGGCCGCCACCTCCAAGCACGCCACCACCACCAAGTTCTTCCTGGGCAAGATGCTCTACCGCCTGGAGATCCTGGACGAGGCCCTGGATCTCTTCCAGGAGGTTCGCAGCCAGGTGGTCTACAGCCCCATCCTGTTCTTCTTCATGGCCAAGATCCACAGCCGGCGCGGCCGCCTGGACGCGGCCCTGAACGAGTACCGCCAGCTGCTCCGCAACCTGGGCGTCCTCAAGCTCCGCTTCGAGTGCGCCGTCTGCGGCCACAAGACTCAGGACTACGTGGACCGCTGCGACAGCTGCGGCAGCTGGAACAGCAGCCACTTCCTCTTCAAGGAGAGTGATCTGCCGGAGGGCCCCATCCGCGGGGGGGAGAGCGGCAGCTGGATGGCGATGCTCTGA
- a CDS encoding uracil-DNA glycosylase — MDEPLRAWRDTLEDLGVMGLVREPVAAAPEPTLPAAARPAPRPTPAPRPGPAPAPAPAAAYAKPTDAIGCPPPGAVAAAATLADLERAIQGCLACPLGPGRLKFVFGEGDPGARLMFVGEGPGRDEDLQGRPFVGKAGDLLDKMIVAIGMKREETYIANVVKCRPPDNRTPSPDEARACLGYLHRQIELIRPAVIVTLGATPLRELVGISDGITKVRGQWKRVQVGGREIPVMPTFHPAYVLRQYTQDVRRAVWEDLKAAKEWVDKAAEA, encoded by the coding sequence ATGGACGAGCCTCTCCGAGCCTGGCGCGACACCCTGGAGGACCTGGGGGTGATGGGTCTCGTCCGTGAACCGGTGGCCGCCGCTCCGGAGCCGACCCTCCCGGCCGCCGCCCGCCCCGCCCCGCGGCCAACCCCGGCGCCCCGGCCCGGTCCAGCCCCCGCGCCTGCGCCTGCCGCGGCCTATGCCAAGCCCACGGATGCCATCGGTTGCCCGCCACCGGGGGCCGTGGCGGCCGCAGCCACCCTCGCGGACCTGGAGCGGGCCATCCAGGGCTGCCTGGCCTGCCCCCTGGGGCCCGGCCGCCTGAAGTTCGTCTTCGGCGAAGGCGACCCGGGGGCCCGGCTCATGTTCGTGGGCGAGGGCCCCGGCCGGGACGAGGACCTCCAGGGCCGGCCCTTCGTCGGCAAGGCCGGCGACCTGCTGGACAAGATGATCGTCGCCATCGGCATGAAGCGCGAAGAGACCTACATCGCCAACGTGGTGAAGTGCCGCCCCCCCGACAACCGCACCCCCAGCCCCGACGAGGCCCGCGCCTGCCTCGGCTACCTCCACCGCCAGATCGAGCTGATCCGGCCCGCCGTCATCGTCACCCTGGGCGCCACCCCCCTGCGTGAACTGGTGGGCATCAGCGACGGCATCACCAAGGTCCGGGGCCAGTGGAAGCGCGTGCAGGTCGGCGGCCGGGAGATCCCCGTCATGCCCACCTTCCACCCCGCCTACGTCCTGCGCCAGTACACCCAGGACGTCCGCCGCGCCGTGTGGGAGGACCTGAAAGCCGCGAAGGAGTGGGTGGATAAGGCCGCCGAAGCCTGA
- a CDS encoding helicase-associated domain-containing protein gives MAFTHYQLLANCSDEQLRTICERRRLPIPLRWEDEAEGRVRLLKTMVFHLEDHKRLSDTLADLDSGSLVALKHLANEGTLPDAPVLETLRGLGLILPDGEGWAVAERVADALDDFDDGALNFQAPEGVKLRAAEPFRFSLALTSVLLRCVAGLRVLKGGLPAKKELGQLMQRNAMLQEEQDATLLFTLLHRLGLLWSREGRVETLLPAVTSHPPRWVAERAFASLLEHDLKAWGMPPAEDRHFLMQHLLERRGQALAVQPFLAFLKTLHPLDEERTRMVFLPFLGRMGIIQGDEGYTHLRLTEHGEALAHEYLLRDLKGTAAHWQPLELDQPMVLQPTLELLTPLLQNPHRLLQLAQLADVEALDAMGTFRVSHATLVRALDAGVLLEELGQRLGASTQTLPQPLLQLLEDLSRRVGEVEVHQGVRLVRARTAHLADELKLRPELAPLKLATLSDTVLEVRGDGNAHALLKQAGFMPKPGRFLALSVDSDEKFYLWALAALAFVDEKGMNHHLEPVQQMVRSALQKLHDEDPALYQEVQRRIPMLHLGGEDQLAEEVQRILEYAAGHTLMVELTYLPPAAHRTQLRRVSPRTIQEDHLLAFCHLHQEEMAFRLTRIQGVKLLNERGWTPANHSQAG, from the coding sequence ATGGCGTTCACCCACTACCAGCTCCTCGCGAACTGCTCGGATGAGCAGCTCAGGACCATCTGCGAGCGCCGCCGCCTGCCCATCCCGCTCCGCTGGGAGGATGAGGCCGAGGGCCGCGTACGCCTGCTCAAGACCATGGTCTTCCACCTGGAGGACCACAAGCGCCTCTCGGACACCCTGGCGGACCTGGACAGCGGTTCCCTGGTGGCCCTGAAACACCTGGCGAACGAGGGCACCCTGCCCGACGCGCCGGTGCTCGAGACCCTCCGCGGACTGGGGCTCATCCTGCCCGATGGCGAGGGCTGGGCCGTGGCCGAGCGCGTCGCCGACGCCCTCGATGACTTCGACGACGGCGCCCTCAACTTCCAGGCGCCAGAAGGCGTGAAGCTGCGGGCCGCCGAACCGTTCCGGTTCTCCCTGGCCCTCACGAGCGTGCTGCTGCGCTGCGTGGCGGGCTTGCGCGTGCTGAAGGGCGGCCTGCCCGCCAAGAAGGAGCTGGGCCAGCTCATGCAGCGCAACGCCATGCTCCAGGAGGAGCAAGACGCCACCCTGCTCTTCACCCTGCTGCACCGCCTGGGCCTGCTCTGGAGCCGCGAGGGCCGCGTGGAGACGCTGCTGCCCGCCGTCACCAGCCATCCCCCCCGCTGGGTGGCCGAACGCGCCTTCGCCAGCCTGCTGGAGCACGACCTCAAGGCCTGGGGCATGCCGCCCGCCGAAGACCGCCACTTCCTCATGCAGCACCTGCTGGAGCGCCGGGGCCAGGCCCTGGCCGTCCAGCCCTTCCTGGCCTTCCTCAAGACCCTCCATCCCCTGGACGAGGAGCGCACCCGCATGGTGTTCCTCCCCTTCCTGGGGCGCATGGGCATCATCCAGGGCGACGAGGGCTACACGCACCTCCGGCTCACCGAGCACGGCGAGGCCCTGGCCCACGAATACCTGCTGCGCGACCTGAAGGGCACCGCCGCCCACTGGCAGCCGCTGGAACTCGACCAGCCCATGGTCCTGCAGCCCACGCTGGAGTTGCTGACGCCCCTGCTCCAGAACCCCCATCGCCTGCTCCAGTTGGCCCAGCTGGCGGATGTGGAGGCCCTGGACGCCATGGGCACCTTCCGCGTGAGCCACGCCACGCTGGTGCGCGCACTGGACGCCGGCGTGCTCCTGGAGGAGCTGGGCCAGCGCCTGGGCGCCTCCACGCAGACCCTGCCCCAGCCCCTGCTCCAGCTGCTGGAGGACCTCTCCCGCCGGGTGGGCGAGGTCGAAGTGCACCAGGGCGTGCGGCTCGTGCGGGCCCGCACGGCCCACCTGGCGGACGAGCTGAAGCTGCGCCCCGAGCTGGCGCCCCTGAAGCTCGCCACCCTGTCCGACACCGTCCTGGAAGTGCGGGGGGACGGCAACGCCCACGCCCTGCTCAAGCAGGCGGGCTTCATGCCCAAGCCCGGGCGCTTCCTGGCCCTGAGCGTGGATTCGGACGAGAAGTTCTACCTGTGGGCCCTGGCGGCTCTGGCCTTCGTGGACGAGAAGGGCATGAACCACCACCTGGAGCCGGTGCAGCAGATGGTGCGCTCGGCCCTCCAGAAGCTCCACGACGAGGACCCGGCCCTCTACCAGGAGGTGCAGCGCCGCATCCCCATGCTGCACCTGGGCGGCGAGGACCAGCTGGCCGAAGAAGTGCAGCGCATCCTCGAGTACGCCGCGGGGCATACGCTCATGGTCGAGCTCACCTACCTGCCCCCGGCCGCCCATCGCACGCAACTCCGGCGGGTGTCCCCGCGCACCATCCAGGAGGACCACCTGCTGGCCTTCTGCCACCTCCACCAGGAAGAAATGGCCTTCCGCCTCACCCGCATCCAGGGCGTGAAGCTCCTGAACGAGCGCGGCTGGACCCCGGCCAATCACAGCCAAGCAGGATGA